The proteins below come from a single Funiculus sociatus GB2-C1 genomic window:
- a CDS encoding methyltransferase domain-containing protein encodes MVKPVIASPTPSSETSVYQHRIVHSSEGIGKFYMGREIAKVMGHTGAMWLERPSREAEEKPSKIITSVALKATDVVADIGAGTGYLSFQIARMVPEGKVLAVDVQPEMLDIISFLKKENKISNIEPILGEESNPKLPKGSVNLALMVDAYHEFAYPREMMLGIVKALKPDGRVVLVEYRGENPFVLIKGLHKMTQKQVKKEMSAVGLEWLETKSILPQQHILIFKKQKK; translated from the coding sequence ATGGTGAAACCAGTGATCGCATCCCCTACGCCCTCCTCCGAAACCTCTGTCTATCAACATCGAATAGTTCACAGTTCCGAAGGTATCGGCAAATTTTACATGGGTCGAGAAATAGCAAAAGTGATGGGACACACGGGCGCTATGTGGCTGGAAAGACCTAGTAGAGAAGCTGAGGAAAAACCTAGCAAAATAATAACATCAGTGGCTTTAAAAGCCACTGATGTTGTAGCAGATATCGGCGCAGGAACTGGTTATTTAAGTTTTCAGATTGCGCGGATGGTTCCAGAGGGAAAAGTGCTGGCGGTGGATGTTCAACCGGAAATGTTAGATATTATTAGCTTTTTGAAAAAAGAGAATAAAATTTCTAATATTGAGCCAATTCTAGGCGAAGAGAGCAACCCAAAGCTTCCAAAAGGTAGTGTTAATTTAGCTCTAATGGTGGATGCTTACCACGAGTTTGCTTATCCTAGAGAAATGATGCTGGGAATAGTCAAAGCGCTGAAACCAGATGGACGAGTGGTTTTAGTGGAATATCGAGGTGAAAATCCTTTTGTCCTAATCAAAGGGCTGCACAAAATGACTCAGAAGCAAGTGAAAAAAGAAATGTCGGCGGTGGGGTTGGAATGGTTGGAAACTAAAAGTATTTTACCTCAACAACATATTTTGATATTTAAAAAGCAGAAAAAATAA